In one Thermosipho ferrireducens genomic region, the following are encoded:
- a CDS encoding aminopeptidase, with protein MNLWRERDLVEIEKFSKDYRNFIDTALTERLAIDFYKTFLEIHGFISLDNYTGKEEKVYYVNQNKSLIAARIVGELKDGVNIVAAHVDAPRIDLKPNPLYEDEKLAFFKTHYYGGVKLYQWYNIPLAIVGVVVKEDGTKVDIKIGLEENDPIFVIPDLLPHLDRKDDKISEKFQGEKLNLLVGSIPLEKEEKESVKKNILKILKEKYDIEEEDFVSADLELVPAFKSREVGLDRSFIGAYGHDDRICSFEAIRALVDAENLEKSAAVILFDREEIGSEGNSGAKARFYKLFFRRILKISGETDTEYAFDIMIENSFVVSADVAAVINPTFKDVHDKYNAPVVGGGVTLVKYTGVRGKAGASEADAEVVAHVRKVLNEAGIKWQVGTLGKIGIGGGGTVAKFLAQEGFKVIDMGPGLMSMHSPFEIVSKVDLYESYLAYKELLSKR; from the coding sequence GTGAATTTATGGCGTGAAAGAGATTTAGTTGAGATTGAAAAATTCAGCAAAGATTATAGAAACTTTATAGACACAGCGCTTACTGAGAGACTCGCGATAGACTTTTATAAAACTTTTCTGGAGATTCATGGATTTATAAGTTTGGACAATTACACTGGCAAGGAAGAAAAAGTGTATTATGTAAATCAAAATAAATCTTTAATTGCAGCGCGAATAGTTGGAGAACTAAAAGATGGGGTTAATATTGTTGCCGCTCATGTGGATGCTCCAAGGATAGATTTAAAGCCTAACCCTCTGTATGAAGATGAAAAGCTGGCTTTTTTCAAAACACATTATTATGGGGGGGTTAAACTTTATCAGTGGTACAATATTCCACTTGCAATTGTGGGAGTGGTTGTGAAAGAAGATGGAACAAAAGTTGATATAAAAATAGGATTAGAAGAGAATGATCCAATATTTGTAATTCCGGATCTTTTACCACACCTTGATCGTAAAGATGATAAAATAAGCGAAAAGTTTCAGGGAGAAAAATTAAATCTTCTGGTAGGTTCTATTCCTCTGGAAAAAGAGGAAAAAGAATCTGTTAAGAAAAATATTTTGAAAATTTTAAAAGAAAAGTATGATATTGAGGAAGAAGATTTTGTTAGTGCTGACCTTGAACTTGTACCTGCGTTTAAGTCACGGGAAGTAGGATTGGATAGAAGTTTTATAGGAGCATACGGTCATGACGATAGAATATGTTCTTTTGAAGCGATTAGAGCTTTAGTAGACGCGGAGAATTTGGAGAAATCTGCAGCAGTTATATTGTTTGATCGCGAAGAAATAGGAAGCGAAGGAAATTCTGGAGCTAAAGCCCGTTTTTATAAGCTATTTTTTAGAAGAATTTTAAAAATAAGTGGTGAGACAGATACAGAATATGCGTTTGATATTATGATTGAAAATTCGTTTGTTGTTTCAGCTGATGTTGCTGCGGTAATTAATCCAACCTTTAAAGATGTCCATGATAAATATAATGCCCCGGTAGTTGGTGGTGGTGTTACGCTTGTTAAGTACACAGGAGTTCGCGGAAAAGCAGGAGCAAGTGAAGCAGATGCAGAGGTTGTTGCTCACGTGAGAAAGGTATTGAACGAGGCGGGGATTAAATGGCAGGTTGGAACACTTGGAAAGATAGGAATAGGAGGCGGCGGAACGGTTGCAAAATTTTTGGCCCAGGAAGGTTTTAAAGTTATTGACATGGGGCCTGGTTTGATGAGTATGCATTCGCCATTTGAAATAGTATCAAAAGTGGATTTATACGAGAGTTATCTTGCATACAAAGAACTTCTTTCTAAGAGGTGA
- the murB gene encoding UDP-N-acetylmuramate dehydrogenase, which translates to MEKVLERLMQSGIDVYINEPLRCHTSFRIGGPAKYYVVPYTVEGLIETLNILKRIIPVKILGRGTNVLPSDESMELAVVSTEKLNKISIEGNFITCEGGVPLKKLCLVAKEASLSGLERAFGIPGSVGGAIFMNAGAFGWEIAETLVSVRIYDGNKFVDLKKEEMQFGYRTSIFKKRRDFLILSATFKLIEGDRRNIENEMVKIMKKRYEKQPLEIPSAGSIFKRPKPDFYVGSTLEKLGFKGFRVGDAKVSEKHAGFIVNCGNAKAEDVKKLINIIKERVKKEYNIVLETEVEIW; encoded by the coding sequence TTGGAGAAAGTTCTTGAGAGGTTGATGCAATCAGGTATTGATGTGTATATTAATGAACCTCTAAGATGTCATACAAGTTTTAGAATAGGCGGGCCTGCAAAATATTATGTTGTTCCGTATACAGTTGAAGGATTAATTGAAACTCTGAATATTTTAAAAAGAATAATTCCAGTAAAAATTTTAGGACGAGGTACGAATGTTTTACCATCTGATGAAAGCATGGAATTAGCAGTAGTAAGCACCGAAAAGTTAAATAAAATTTCAATAGAGGGTAATTTTATAACATGCGAAGGTGGAGTTCCTTTAAAAAAACTTTGTCTGGTTGCCAAAGAAGCGTCGCTATCTGGACTGGAAAGAGCCTTTGGAATACCAGGAAGCGTTGGTGGAGCGATTTTTATGAACGCTGGAGCGTTTGGCTGGGAAATAGCAGAAACTCTGGTATCTGTGAGAATATATGATGGGAATAAGTTCGTGGATTTAAAAAAAGAAGAAATGCAATTTGGCTATAGGACAAGCATTTTCAAGAAAAGAAGGGATTTTTTAATATTGAGCGCTACTTTTAAATTAATAGAGGGAGATAGAAGAAATATAGAAAATGAAATGGTAAAAATAATGAAAAAAAGATATGAAAAACAGCCCTTAGAAATTCCAAGCGCTGGAAGTATATTTAAGAGACCTAAACCGGATTTTTACGTTGGAAGTACTTTAGAAAAACTTGGTTTTAAAGGTTTTAGAGTGGGTGATGCAAAAGTTTCTGAAAAGCACGCTGGTTTTATAGTAAATTGCGGGAATGCTAAAGCAGAAGATGTTAAAAAACTTATAAATATTATAAAAGAGAGGGTAAAAAAAGAGTATAATATTGTTCTTGAAACAGAAGTTGAAATCTGGTGA
- a CDS encoding MarR family winged helix-turn-helix transcriptional regulator — protein MAKNLEKILREICFKIKVKGREVLKDYPITPAQFDLMQNIYFKGPKTMSELSKALGIAKSTTTGLVFRLEKDGFLTKTRMEKDKRIHLVTLTNRGEQIIEKVIEKRIIFVNKVIENMPQKFGEELTEMLKEFGKAIDKLLSGDDK, from the coding sequence GTGGCAAAAAATTTAGAAAAGATACTTAGAGAAATATGTTTCAAAATAAAAGTAAAAGGCCGAGAGGTATTGAAAGATTATCCTATTACACCTGCGCAATTTGATTTAATGCAAAATATATATTTTAAAGGGCCAAAAACCATGAGCGAACTCAGTAAAGCTCTTGGTATAGCCAAAAGTACAACTACCGGTCTTGTTTTCAGGCTGGAAAAAGATGGTTTTTTAACAAAAACTCGTATGGAAAAAGACAAAAGAATACATTTAGTTACTCTCACAAACCGTGGTGAGCAAATTATAGAGAAAGTAATTGAAAAAAGGATTATTTTTGTTAATAAGGTTATAGAGAATATGCCACAGAAATTTGGCGAAGAACTTACAGAAATGTTAAAAGAGTTTGGAAAAGCAATAGATAAGCTTTTAAGTGGTGACGATAAATGA
- a CDS encoding PEGA domain-containing protein, translating into MKKAVLFLLFLSSIFIAGTLVVISEPGALVYWNENLVEKIPETGKLVIENLEYPGLLKIVKPGYAPFETSVATDGVVNASLVLPAYLALNTIPSRAKVYINGSFLGETPGVFEVSSGELILEIQKEGYLKKKMRLNLKPSELRKIEVTLKNKVTLILKSSNNIKALFNNKIIDIPAKLEVEPGSYTLKILETFYASPVQVIHVPEEEIYTYNVNETQYSHLLIYGYPENAVVTVNAITKNAPAEFVLLPGTYTIKVSSDGYKEIEESLEIQKGVQTYSYNLRTAVFSKINNNIQIYLDGVPVSSKKVPQRLYFTRVVSEKGQWYGFTDGSIEEYPESLSVVVMQDGYVEYKGFRFKTPALLNVESGESIRVLSDKEEKTLTILNNIVFDDSDKCAVNFYANGRFEVYVDGKLIGRTPIYIYPLSSGKHKVEFYYGGRVVSSREVVIQQGVINEVYGGDYK; encoded by the coding sequence ATGAAAAAAGCGGTGTTATTTTTACTCTTTTTAAGTTCCATTTTTATTGCTGGAACACTGGTTGTAATATCGGAGCCTGGCGCCCTTGTTTACTGGAATGAAAATTTAGTTGAAAAGATACCTGAAACTGGAAAACTTGTTATTGAAAATCTGGAGTATCCTGGCCTATTAAAAATAGTAAAGCCAGGATATGCTCCCTTTGAAACTTCTGTAGCAACAGATGGAGTTGTGAACGCCAGTCTTGTGTTACCGGCTTATCTTGCATTGAATACTATTCCATCAAGAGCGAAGGTTTATATAAATGGGAGTTTTTTAGGTGAAACTCCAGGGGTATTTGAGGTTAGTAGCGGAGAACTTATTCTGGAAATACAAAAAGAGGGTTATTTGAAAAAAAAGATGAGACTGAATTTAAAACCTTCCGAATTAAGAAAGATAGAAGTTACGTTAAAAAATAAGGTGACACTTATTTTAAAAAGCTCAAACAATATAAAAGCTTTGTTCAATAATAAAATAATTGATATTCCAGCAAAACTTGAAGTTGAGCCAGGGAGTTATACGTTGAAGATTCTTGAAACCTTTTATGCATCACCAGTTCAGGTTATACATGTGCCTGAGGAGGAAATTTATACCTATAATGTTAATGAAACGCAGTATTCGCATTTATTAATTTACGGATATCCGGAAAATGCCGTTGTTACAGTGAATGCAATTACTAAAAATGCGCCGGCGGAATTTGTACTTCTTCCAGGGACGTATACGATAAAAGTATCAAGTGATGGTTATAAAGAAATTGAAGAATCTCTTGAGATACAGAAAGGTGTTCAAACTTATAGTTATAATTTGCGAACAGCCGTTTTCTCAAAGATTAACAATAACATACAAATTTATCTTGATGGTGTGCCTGTAAGCAGCAAGAAAGTTCCGCAGAGACTTTATTTTACAAGGGTTGTATCAGAAAAGGGCCAGTGGTATGGGTTTACAGATGGTTCTATAGAAGAATATCCTGAGTCTTTAAGTGTTGTTGTCATGCAGGATGGTTATGTTGAATACAAGGGATTTAGGTTTAAAACACCTGCGTTGTTAAATGTTGAATCTGGTGAAAGTATAAGAGTTTTGAGCGATAAAGAAGAGAAGACTTTAACCATATTGAATAACATTGTTTTTGATGATAGTGATAAGTGTGCTGTCAATTTTTACGCTAACGGAAGATTTGAAGTTTATGTGGATGGGAAATTAATAGGAAGAACTCCAATATATATTTATCCTTTATCTTCTGGCAAACACAAGGTAGAATTTTATTATGGTGGAAGAGTTGTATCATCCAGAGAAGTAGTAATACAACAGGGAGTAATAAACGAGGTGTATGGAGGGGATTATAAATGA
- a CDS encoding S-layer homology domain-containing protein, translating to MKKILVFLFILTLVSVFAAEVSISDLSPLVPEYKAVQFLVESRIMELDENGNFKPSLLITKLDVARYLYTIIQNFNLLAIKNIEKRIASIDDDINLNKSLISGVDERLSRVEQQQKNMLNDLLRVEKFMSSASDVVLKVNQIESMLTAILEKNSYIESQIKNQNIVELSKKVGFIENELKSKYVTLDDLNSISLELTRLSEAYSAQFRSLDERLKKVEDLGDLSKRISILEKETNELKTNFLEEQAKNMSYISDINKKIENLPAEVSTLNERIAEVSTRLALVEKLYTSLKNIKPSQLSYVSKIPDLESKVDELETMLSNLQAISGDLDILRKKLEGIDVLTVRNVVNKFAIIENRYDQIESRTQFLEKKIYDIDAIKNQINELNARLSTFESSGIGVEKLSTLVDDVEQLKSFDKKVENTFDVVTEKMTNLSDDIKTLWTLTIISGIAAISAIILVWVKQ from the coding sequence ATGAAAAAAATTTTAGTGTTTCTGTTTATTCTGACATTGGTAAGTGTATTTGCAGCTGAAGTTAGCATATCGGACCTTTCCCCGCTTGTTCCTGAGTATAAAGCGGTACAATTTTTAGTGGAGAGTCGTATTATGGAACTTGATGAAAATGGTAATTTTAAACCATCACTTCTCATCACGAAACTCGATGTTGCCAGGTATTTATATACAATTATTCAGAATTTCAATCTTCTTGCAATAAAGAATATAGAAAAAAGAATTGCTTCTATAGATGATGATATAAATCTCAATAAAAGTCTTATTTCAGGCGTGGATGAAAGATTGAGTAGAGTTGAACAACAGCAAAAAAATATGCTAAATGATTTATTACGTGTTGAAAAGTTTATGTCATCTGCGTCTGATGTGGTTCTAAAAGTGAATCAGATAGAAAGTATGCTCACGGCTATACTGGAAAAAAATAGTTATATTGAAAGTCAGATCAAAAATCAAAACATTGTTGAACTTTCAAAAAAAGTTGGTTTTATAGAAAATGAATTGAAATCTAAGTACGTAACACTTGATGATTTAAATTCTATATCTCTGGAACTTACAAGACTTTCTGAAGCTTATAGCGCACAATTTAGAAGCTTGGATGAAAGATTGAAGAAAGTAGAAGATCTGGGAGATTTAAGCAAGAGAATAAGTATCCTTGAAAAAGAAACAAACGAATTAAAAACAAATTTTCTTGAAGAACAGGCAAAGAATATGTCTTATATAAGTGATATAAACAAAAAAATAGAGAACCTTCCTGCAGAAGTGTCAACGTTAAATGAGAGGATAGCCGAAGTTTCAACAAGATTAGCGTTAGTTGAAAAGCTTTACACTTCTTTGAAAAACATAAAACCTTCACAGTTATCATATGTTAGTAAGATACCAGATCTGGAAAGTAAAGTTGATGAATTAGAGACAATGCTTTCAAACTTGCAGGCTATTTCCGGGGATCTCGATATATTGAGGAAAAAATTGGAGGGAATAGATGTTCTTACAGTTCGAAATGTTGTTAATAAATTCGCAATCATTGAAAACAGGTACGACCAGATAGAATCCAGAACGCAATTTTTGGAAAAAAAGATATATGATATTGATGCTATAAAAAATCAAATAAATGAACTAAATGCCCGTTTGTCTACATTCGAAAGTAGCGGAATTGGTGTTGAGAAACTCAGTACTCTGGTTGATGATGTTGAGCAATTAAAATCGTTTGATAAAAAAGTTGAAAATACTTTTGACGTAGTTACGGAAAAAATGACGAATTTAAGTGATGATATAAAAACATTGTGGACGTTAACTATTATTTCTGGAATAGCTGCTATTTCCGCTATTATATTAGTTTGGGTTAAACAATAA
- a CDS encoding DUF342 domain-containing protein — translation MIIDVQISQDRMSASVMLRKTRDDDKVTPKEIYEALSEKGVVYGIDKNAIVRLCEFPEYEVPIKVAEGTPPHDGKDGRVEFEDFHSENVVTDKKVNFREFLTHKRIIVKPGQRIATIIPPTPGEAGKNVLGEDVPPTPGKEAEIKLGSNVVLSDDGKIITSKIEGMLRVDKEENFIDVDETLEVEGNVDYSTGNIDFPGTVVIKGDVRPGFVVRAKSNINIEGVVEAATVISLEGNVTIFGVKAREKGLIKASGDVFVNYAEGANIEARNLYFTDQLSNCHVKVTGSIISKDGKGVVVGGEYIAGLTIEVDEIGSEIAVSTHVEVGIPPYIIEEMRLLKTQIALDKSNVEKLLKVVKQYKKLKEAKVDIPEDKMKLFSKSASTLIAVREQLEKNIKRLHEIEEIITNTKSNAKIVARKIIHPGVEVVVQNLKHYINVALKKAVLKLENNKIVVGGYKE, via the coding sequence ATGATAATAGATGTGCAGATTTCCCAGGATAGAATGAGTGCAAGTGTTATGCTAAGAAAAACCAGGGATGACGATAAAGTTACTCCAAAAGAAATATATGAAGCTTTGTCAGAAAAAGGAGTTGTTTATGGGATAGATAAAAATGCTATTGTTAGGCTTTGCGAGTTTCCAGAATACGAAGTTCCTATAAAAGTAGCGGAAGGTACACCACCACATGATGGAAAAGATGGAAGGGTAGAATTTGAGGATTTCCATTCAGAAAATGTGGTAACTGATAAAAAGGTAAATTTTCGTGAGTTTCTGACACATAAAAGAATAATAGTAAAGCCAGGTCAGAGGATAGCTACTATTATTCCTCCAACCCCTGGTGAAGCCGGGAAAAATGTACTTGGTGAAGATGTTCCACCTACTCCAGGCAAAGAGGCTGAAATTAAATTAGGAAGCAATGTGGTGTTGTCTGATGATGGTAAAATTATCACTTCAAAGATAGAAGGAATGTTACGGGTTGACAAAGAAGAAAATTTTATAGATGTAGACGAAACTCTCGAAGTGGAGGGTAATGTTGATTATTCAACCGGCAATATAGATTTCCCTGGTACAGTTGTGATAAAAGGTGATGTGAGGCCGGGGTTTGTTGTGAGAGCAAAAAGTAATATAAACATAGAGGGTGTTGTGGAAGCTGCTACAGTCATTTCTCTGGAAGGAAACGTGACAATTTTTGGCGTGAAAGCACGTGAAAAAGGGTTAATAAAAGCCAGTGGTGATGTTTTTGTAAATTATGCGGAAGGGGCGAATATTGAAGCGAGAAATCTTTATTTTACTGATCAACTTTCAAACTGTCACGTGAAAGTAACAGGGAGTATAATTTCTAAAGATGGAAAGGGAGTTGTTGTGGGAGGAGAGTATATAGCTGGTCTTACGATAGAAGTTGATGAAATAGGCTCTGAAATAGCTGTTTCAACTCACGTGGAAGTAGGGATTCCTCCATATATTATTGAAGAAATGAGATTGTTGAAAACACAAATAGCATTAGACAAATCAAACGTGGAGAAGTTGTTAAAGGTTGTAAAGCAGTATAAAAAACTGAAAGAAGCTAAAGTAGATATTCCCGAAGATAAGATGAAACTTTTTTCAAAATCTGCTTCCACTTTAATAGCAGTTCGAGAGCAACTGGAAAAAAATATTAAGAGGTTGCATGAAATAGAAGAGATTATTACCAATACCAAAAGTAATGCGAAAATTGTGGCGAGAAAAATTATTCATCCAGGTGTAGAAGTGGTGGTTCAAAATTTGAAACATTATATAAACGTGGCTTTGAAAAAGGCCGTTTTAAAGTTAGAAAACAACAAAATAGTAGTGGGAGGGTACAAAGAATGA
- a CDS encoding GGDEF domain-containing protein, with protein sequence MEIKKLIRETYTGEEYLAEENGKLKRIKILKEGIITNTRKLGIYFKLLKRIEGVLTPESYSFDERITLVFPYSEEKEFNVDEYDVNVRNFYATRLFQIAREAYHVPKLYFAVLSLDDLLITKENIYLLPPLWMNYDILPEESESIFVAPEAKREKKVIESSTLYVLGKAIEALRPGDEILTLVKRLTHENPEKRTIHFNMPFSVNSFLKKSFVLPTIKRFEENKIIDIVCNKSGIKFVGVVGPQRIGKTTLLDSIQSTLIQKGKTVIRPQNGEDLILQILQVSSDKLDEGSLMELMGCLNRSCKIDTISPLIGAAMESLESVVIMVDDYQEIYENFKALLLSLKSLSYKGKHTILAFSTKEFEDFDYVINLEPFDKNRVLELVNNTFPKLDNPSPLASYIYRLSKGFPGLISEILRILVDREIIRKNVEDGSWTYDADALSQITLEQFSMEVFDLDEELKECLKYISILGQKFSYDDLESLKSITNCNITHALMEAQKYGLIYKEYERFRFTLNQYWEELYNLIPENLRKKLHLKIAESALNFTKKGSVYLRQAWHYKMAGEFLKALVIYLKVIKDGINKYFSPSFLHKLINEAEELVPEGKISYMLVRMKVEIYYRMDKRIDFEVPEGEIFEYWRLGAKFVNYQYREIIETFEKNPEKLKGLGPIGTLRRLLLYYTAKVNSGCMSEVQVHKVQEIIENLNPKIETTADVLARAYILLSRLVSDRDVSISMDYLEKAKNVAMKWNLQHLLPMIYNNIAVQMNNLTLAINFLEKSITSAEEAGLPNRSLMAKLNKVHFLLYMGKIQEFFDQLSRLRKLLELKEMKRELGYSYLLEGYYHAYNGEYKEGLEDLEKAKEIYDTLGDEQPYLRTLIFLNLFSGRIKDAKQILLDNRDNVSLKTMGFDKFSKMILAQDDAQFKKAWLEFRDSNYFLWREETFALFGKRIAKVDPEGFKEQLKMFESDYSSQDLKLPLALIYEGYSYYYREVGKEYRVQSYLSKAYSLYKEIGLENAAKRLGELYPEITEQWNKVLEYSKLARNSKFSKSIKEFFERAQFSYSVLEGMKALDPLLEPGYIINYFAGKILEYLPAEEVYIFAEDKRIERDFHFSNVEGKIPDKDIVNSNPLEIFITDEIDRYLSYGIYVSNKSLKLSKDEMTKFLSLLEIVEYGLIAMLKGAFARLRSLSDPLTLLFTRYYIIEKLNSEFEMAKRFNTPLSVIMADIDHFKKINDSYGHLLGDEVLKEIAKVLKNNVRSQDVVGRYGGEEFIIILPHTNVRSAKDIAERIREKIASINKFPEKVTMSFGVAGYPNVKVEKVEELVRYADDALYRAKALGRNRVIQFGESS encoded by the coding sequence TTGGAAATTAAAAAACTTATAAGAGAAACCTATACGGGGGAAGAATACCTTGCAGAAGAAAACGGGAAGCTTAAAAGGATAAAAATATTGAAAGAAGGTATTATTACAAACACAAGAAAACTTGGTATATATTTTAAGCTTTTAAAAAGGATAGAGGGAGTTTTAACTCCCGAAAGTTATTCATTTGATGAAAGAATTACCCTAGTTTTTCCATATAGTGAAGAAAAAGAATTTAATGTGGACGAATATGATGTGAACGTGCGAAATTTTTATGCTACACGGCTTTTTCAGATTGCAAGGGAAGCATATCATGTTCCGAAGTTATATTTTGCTGTTTTATCACTTGATGATCTATTAATAACTAAGGAGAACATTTATCTTCTTCCGCCGTTGTGGATGAATTATGATATTTTGCCGGAAGAAAGCGAGAGCATATTTGTTGCACCAGAGGCAAAAAGAGAGAAAAAAGTTATAGAGAGTTCCACGCTTTATGTTTTGGGGAAAGCTATTGAAGCGTTAAGGCCAGGTGATGAAATACTGACTCTTGTAAAGAGATTAACTCACGAAAATCCTGAGAAGAGAACAATACATTTTAATATGCCTTTTTCTGTAAATTCTTTTTTAAAAAAATCATTTGTACTTCCTACGATAAAGAGATTTGAAGAAAATAAGATCATTGATATAGTGTGCAATAAATCTGGTATAAAGTTTGTTGGTGTGGTAGGACCACAAAGAATAGGGAAAACGACGCTTCTTGATTCAATTCAATCAACTTTGATACAAAAAGGAAAAACTGTCATCAGGCCTCAAAATGGTGAAGATTTGATATTGCAAATTCTTCAGGTAAGCTCAGACAAACTGGATGAAGGAAGCCTTATGGAACTCATGGGATGTTTGAATAGATCGTGCAAAATTGATACTATCTCCCCTCTAATAGGAGCGGCTATGGAAAGTCTGGAAAGCGTTGTTATAATGGTAGATGATTATCAGGAAATTTATGAGAATTTTAAAGCGTTACTTTTAAGTCTGAAAAGTCTGAGTTATAAGGGGAAGCATACCATCCTTGCGTTTTCCACAAAGGAGTTTGAGGATTTTGATTACGTGATAAATTTAGAACCTTTTGATAAAAATAGAGTTTTAGAGCTGGTGAACAACACGTTTCCGAAGCTAGATAACCCCAGTCCACTTGCATCTTATATATACAGGCTTTCCAAGGGATTTCCCGGATTGATTAGCGAAATATTAAGAATATTAGTTGATAGAGAAATTATTAGGAAAAATGTAGAGGATGGTAGCTGGACGTATGATGCTGATGCGCTTTCCCAGATAACTTTGGAACAATTTTCAATGGAAGTTTTTGATTTAGATGAAGAATTGAAGGAATGTTTAAAGTATATTTCAATTCTTGGACAGAAATTTTCTTACGATGATCTTGAAAGCCTTAAAAGTATAACAAACTGTAATATTACTCATGCGTTGATGGAAGCTCAAAAATACGGTTTGATATATAAAGAATATGAGCGATTTCGTTTTACACTGAATCAGTACTGGGAAGAACTTTATAATTTGATTCCTGAAAATTTGAGAAAAAAGTTGCATTTGAAGATAGCAGAAAGCGCTTTAAATTTTACAAAAAAGGGCTCCGTGTATTTAAGACAGGCCTGGCATTACAAAATGGCTGGGGAATTTCTAAAAGCACTTGTTATATATTTAAAGGTTATAAAAGATGGAATAAATAAATACTTTTCGCCGAGTTTTTTGCATAAATTAATAAATGAAGCCGAAGAATTGGTTCCAGAGGGCAAAATTTCTTATATGCTTGTTAGAATGAAAGTAGAAATTTATTATAGAATGGATAAAAGAATAGATTTTGAAGTTCCAGAAGGCGAAATTTTTGAATACTGGCGACTTGGGGCGAAGTTCGTGAATTATCAATATAGAGAAATTATTGAGACGTTTGAAAAGAATCCTGAGAAACTTAAAGGGTTAGGACCTATAGGAACTTTAAGAAGGCTTCTTTTGTATTACACTGCAAAAGTAAATTCAGGATGTATGTCTGAAGTTCAGGTTCACAAAGTGCAGGAGATTATTGAAAATTTAAATCCTAAGATTGAAACAACAGCAGATGTCCTTGCAAGGGCCTACATACTTCTTTCAAGATTGGTAAGTGATCGAGACGTTTCTATAAGTATGGATTATCTTGAAAAAGCAAAAAATGTGGCAATGAAATGGAACTTGCAACATTTGCTGCCAATGATTTATAACAATATAGCAGTTCAAATGAACAATTTAACATTGGCTATTAACTTTCTGGAGAAATCTATAACTTCCGCTGAGGAAGCAGGACTGCCCAATCGTTCATTGATGGCCAAGCTGAATAAAGTTCATTTTCTTCTTTATATGGGGAAGATTCAAGAATTTTTCGATCAACTTTCTCGATTGAGAAAATTATTAGAGTTAAAAGAGATGAAAAGAGAACTTGGATATTCTTATTTGTTAGAGGGGTATTACCATGCATACAACGGAGAGTACAAAGAAGGTCTTGAGGACCTGGAAAAAGCAAAAGAGATTTACGATACTCTTGGCGATGAACAGCCATATTTAAGGACGTTAATTTTTCTTAATTTATTTTCAGGACGTATTAAAGATGCAAAGCAAATATTGTTAGATAACAGGGATAATGTTTCGCTAAAAACAATGGGATTTGATAAGTTTTCAAAAATGATCCTTGCCCAAGATGATGCTCAATTTAAAAAAGCGTGGTTGGAATTCAGAGATTCAAATTATTTTTTGTGGCGTGAAGAAACATTTGCACTATTTGGTAAGAGAATCGCAAAAGTTGATCCGGAGGGTTTCAAAGAGCAGTTGAAAATGTTTGAGAGTGATTATTCTTCTCAGGATTTAAAACTTCCGTTAGCTCTTATATATGAAGGATATAGTTATTATTACAGGGAAGTGGGAAAAGAATACAGGGTACAAAGTTATCTTTCAAAAGCATATTCTTTATATAAAGAAATAGGTTTGGAAAATGCTGCGAAGCGTCTGGGGGAGCTGTATCCGGAGATAACAGAACAATGGAACAAAGTTTTAGAGTATAGTAAATTAGCCAGAAATTCTAAGTTTAGTAAAAGTATAAAAGAATTTTTCGAACGTGCGCAGTTCAGTTATTCGGTATTAGAAGGAATGAAAGCATTAGATCCATTGCTGGAACCAGGTTACATTATAAATTATTTTGCAGGTAAAATTTTGGAATATTTACCAGCTGAAGAAGTGTATATATTTGCTGAAGATAAAAGAATCGAACGTGATTTTCATTTCAGCAACGTAGAGGGTAAAATTCCTGATAAAGACATAGTTAATTCTAACCCTCTTGAAATTTTCATTACTGACGAAATAGATAGGTATCTTAGTTATGGAATCTATGTCTCTAATAAATCGTTAAAACTTTCCAAAGATGAAATGACGAAATTTCTTAGTTTACTTGAAATAGTAGAGTATGGATTAATAGCTATGTTAAAAGGTGCTTTTGCGCGTTTGAGAAGCCTTTCAGATCCACTTACCCTTCTCTTTACAAGGTATTATATAATAGAAAAATTGAACTCTGAGTTTGAAATGGCAAAAAGGTTTAATACTCCGCTTTCTGTGATAATGGCTGATATTGATCACTTTAAAAAAATAAACGACAGTTATGGACACCTGTTAGGTGACGAAGTTTTAAAAGAGATAGCAAAGGTTTTAAAAAACAATGTACGTTCACAGGATGTTGTTGGAAGATATGGGGGAGAGGAATTCATAATAATTTTACCTCATACAAATGTTAGAAGTGCAAAAGACATAGCTGAGAGAATAAGGGAAAAAATAGCGTCAATAAATAAATTTCCTGAGAAGGTAACAATGAGTTTTGGAGTCGCAGGATATCCAAACGTAAAGGTAGAAAAAGTGGAAGAACTTGTCAGATATGCTGATGATGCACTATACAGAGCTAAAGCACTTGGAAGGAATAGGGTGATACAGTTTGGAGAAAGTTCTTGA